A genomic segment from Leopardus geoffroyi isolate Oge1 chromosome A2, O.geoffroyi_Oge1_pat1.0, whole genome shotgun sequence encodes:
- the TMEM221 gene encoding transmembrane protein 221 isoform X1, translating to MARSYGGRVLAAMTLLGIPAAVLAALGAQLLFQLQAGRAELRGMRADGLGPELDAGPGLPEDAAGALLPLAAALAALALVLGLTSLLLAALCGHLGAELARGPGPGRSDWFLYDCRLLRHVALGLFCCGVSVYLAALSIYALLLFEIETGAAAASILGVGALVLVAALTHTLVRAARATRRGLHELSPPHFEDDPVRPAEVSKASPRAQPQQGTHHRTPYSSFPEPGDPVRPTGAATAPTAKGGGWEGSLPLSRMHRTLSAGRGHWEGITHEMRSMLGHRAGGSGKDSTLV from the exons ATGGCCCGGTCTTACGGGGGCCGGGTGCTGGCCGCGATGACCCTGCTGGGCATCCCGGCGGCGGTGCTGGCGGCGCTGGGAGCGCAGCTGCTGTTCCAGCTGCAGGCGGGCCGCGCGGAGCTGCGGGGAATGCGCGCCGACGGGCTGGGCCCGGAGCTGGACGCCGGCCCAGGGCTGCCCGAGGACGCGGCCGGGGCGCTGCTGCCTCTGGCCGCCGCGCTTGCTGCGCTCGCCCTGGTGTTGGGCCTCACCAGCCTTCTGCTCGCCGCGCTCTGCGGCCACCTGGGCGCCGAACTGGCGCGGGGGCCGGGTCCCGGCAG GTCTGACTGGTTTCTCTATGACTGCCGCCTTCTCAGACACGTGGCCCTTGGCCTCTTCTGCTGCGGGGTCTCTGTCTACTTAGCAG CACTGTCCATCTACGCCCTGCTGCTCTTTGAGATCGAGACAGGTGCAGCCGCCGCCTCCATCCTCGGAGTGGGTGCTCTGGTCCTGGTGGCGGCACTGACCCACACTCTGGTCCGAGCTGCCCGGGCCACCCGCCGTGGCCTCCACGAACTGTCCCCACCGCACTTTGAAGATGATCCTGTCCGTCCTGCTGAAGTCTCCAAGGCCAGCCCCAGGGCTCAGCCCCAGCAGGGTACCCACCACCGGACCCCCTACTCATCCTTCCCAGAACCTGGGGACCCCGTCAGACCCACGGGTGCTGCTACAGCGCCTACGGCcaagggaggaggctgggagggcagcCTGCCTTTATCCCGCATGCACCGGACACTGTCAGCTGGCAGAGGGCACTGGGAAGGGATCACCCATGAGATGCGCAGCATGCTGGGCCACAGGGCAGGGGGCTCAGGGAAGGACTCCACCCTGGTGTGA
- the MVB12A gene encoding multivesicular body subunit 12A, with protein sequence MDPGPGTDTAPLAGLVWSSASAPPPRGFSAISCTVEGTPANFGKSFAQKSGYFLCFNSLGSLENPQENVVTDIQVLVDKSPLPPGFSPVCDPLDSKASVSKKKRMCMKLVPLGAADTAVFDVRLSGKTKTVPGYLRVGDMGGFAIWCKKAKAPRPVPKPRALSRDMRGLSLDPPAQPSKGGFPERTLSRVGSRASTLRRSDSIYEASNLYGISAMDGVPFTLHPRFEGKSCGPLAFSAFADLTIKSLADIEEEYNYGFVVEKTAAARLPPSVS encoded by the exons ATGGATCCAGGACCCGGGACCGACACGGCGCCGCTGGCTGGCCTGGTCTGGTCGTCGGCTTCGGCGCCTCCGCCACGGGGATTCAGTGCG ATCTCCTGCACCGTGGAAGGGACGCCCGCCAACTTCGGCAAGAGCTTCGCGCAGAAGTCTGGCTACTTTCTGTGCTTCAATTCTTTGGGCAGCCTAGAG aATCCGCAGGAGAATGTGGTGACCGATATCCAGGTCCTGGTGGACAAGAGCCCCCTCCCACCGGGCTTTTCCCCGGTCTGCGACCCCCTGGACTCCA aggCCTCTGTGTCCAAGAAGAAACGCATGTGTATGAAGCTGGTGCCCCTGGGGGCTGCAGACACAGCTGTGTTTGATGTCCGGCTGAGTGGGAAGACCAAGACAGTGCCTGGATACCTGCGAGTAGG gGACATGGGAGGCTTTGCCATTTGGTGCAAGAAGGCCAAGGCCCCCAGGCCGGTGCCCAAGCCCCGAGCTCTCAGCCGGGACATGCGGGGCCTCTCCCTGGACCCACCTGCCCAGCCCAG CAAGGGCGGCTTTCCAGAGCGGACCCTGTCCCGGGTTGGCTCTCGGGCATCTACTCTGCGGAGGAGCGACTCCATCTATGAGGCCTCCAACCTCTATGGCATCTCAG CCATGGATGGTGTTCCCTTCACACTGCACCCGCGATTTGAGGGCAAGAGCTGTGGCCCCCTG GCCTTCTCTGCCTTTGCCGATCTGACCATCAAGTCACTGGCGGATATTGAGGAGGAG TATAACTACGGCTTTGTGGTGGAGAAGACTGCGGCTGCGCGCCTGCCCCCCAGCGTCTCGTAG
- the TMEM221 gene encoding transmembrane protein 221 isoform X2 has product MARSYGGRVLAAMTLLGIPAAVLAALGAQLLFQLQAGRAELRGMRADGLGPELDAGPGLPEDAAGALLPLAAALAALALVLGLTSLLLAALCGHLGAELARGPGPGRSDWFLYDCRLLRHVALGLFCCGVSVYLAALSIYALLLFEIETGAAAASILGVGALVLVAALTHTLVRAARATRRGLHELSPPHFEDDPVRPAEVSKASPRAQPQQDEETEVQRGAVTHQESHGQY; this is encoded by the exons ATGGCCCGGTCTTACGGGGGCCGGGTGCTGGCCGCGATGACCCTGCTGGGCATCCCGGCGGCGGTGCTGGCGGCGCTGGGAGCGCAGCTGCTGTTCCAGCTGCAGGCGGGCCGCGCGGAGCTGCGGGGAATGCGCGCCGACGGGCTGGGCCCGGAGCTGGACGCCGGCCCAGGGCTGCCCGAGGACGCGGCCGGGGCGCTGCTGCCTCTGGCCGCCGCGCTTGCTGCGCTCGCCCTGGTGTTGGGCCTCACCAGCCTTCTGCTCGCCGCGCTCTGCGGCCACCTGGGCGCCGAACTGGCGCGGGGGCCGGGTCCCGGCAG GTCTGACTGGTTTCTCTATGACTGCCGCCTTCTCAGACACGTGGCCCTTGGCCTCTTCTGCTGCGGGGTCTCTGTCTACTTAGCAG CACTGTCCATCTACGCCCTGCTGCTCTTTGAGATCGAGACAGGTGCAGCCGCCGCCTCCATCCTCGGAGTGGGTGCTCTGGTCCTGGTGGCGGCACTGACCCACACTCTGGTCCGAGCTGCCCGGGCCACCCGCCGTGGCCTCCACGAACTGTCCCCACCGCACTTTGAAGATGATCCTGTCCGTCCTGCTGAAGTCTCCAAGGCCAGCCCCAGGGCTCAGCCCCAGCAGG atgaggaaaccgaggtccaGAGAGGGGCAGTGACTCACCAGGAGTCCCATGGCCAGTACTGA
- the NXNL1 gene encoding nucleoredoxin-like protein 1 has translation MASLFSGRVLIRNNSDQDELDTEAELSRRLENRLVLLFFGAGSCPQCQAFAPILRDFFVRLTDEFYVLRAAQLALVYVSQDPTEEEQDLFLRDMPKKWLFLPFEDDLRRDLGRQFSVERLPAVVVLKPGGDVLTRDATDEIRRLGPACFANWQEAAEVLDRNFLQPEDLDDPAPRSLTEPLRRCKYRVDPAARGKRGPRRGSDPEGEGGAEGGDGGLF, from the exons ATGGCCTCCCTGTTCTCTGGCCGCGTCCTGATTCGCAACAACAGCGACCAGGACGAGCTGGACACGGAGGCTGAGCTCAGCCGCAGGCTGGAGAACCGGCTGGTGCTGCTGTTCTTTGGCGCTGGGTCATGCCCACAGTGCCAGGCCTTCGCACCCATCCTCAGGGACTTCTTCGTGCGGCTCACAGACGAGTTCTACGTGCTGCGGGCAGCCCAGCTGGCCCTGGTGTACGTGTCCCAGGACCccacagaggaggagcaggatcTGTTCCTCAGGGACATGCCGAAAAAGTGGCTCTTCCTGCCCTTCGAGGATGACCTGAGGAG GGATCTCGGGCGCCAGTTCTCCGTGGAGCGCCTGCCGGCTGTCGTGGTGCTCAAGCCTGGAGGGGACGTGCTCACCCGCGACGCAACTGACGAGATCCGGCGCCTGGGCCCCGCCTGCTTCGCCAACTGGCAGGAGGCGGCGGAGGTGCTGGACCGCAACTTCCTGCAGCCCGAGGACCTGGACGACCCCGCGCCCCGGAGCCTCACCGAGCCGCTGCGCCGCTGCAAGTACCGCGTGGACCCGGCGGCTCGGGGCAAACGCGGCCCCAGGAGAGGGAGCGACCCCgagggggagggcggggcggagggcggggaCGGGGGGCTGTTCTGA